One Dromiciops gliroides isolate mDroGli1 chromosome 3, mDroGli1.pri, whole genome shotgun sequence DNA segment encodes these proteins:
- the LOC122748440 gene encoding vomeronasal type-1 receptor 1-like, which yields MIPIDILLGIAFFSQTRIGIQGNLFLIYLFSFVLFTGERLRPIDLLLIHLALANSLVLLSKGFLQGLAALGLKNFLDDIGCKGVFYLHRVARGLSLSMTCLLSGVQAIIISPHKPGWIKLKARVPRSIIPAILLCWIFYMLQNISILDKLKGPRGSRNISERKDYGYCSVNVATKISASLHAAVFSLPDAVCMTLIGFTSGYKIFLLYKHHKRIQQVHTDRFSPRTFPEARATQMILLLVSTFVTFYLLNTFLIAYMHSITPTPWMMHSCTLLASCFPMLSPFVLIRSDSQILRYYSTIHGGKSPLAATNSNNIQSLISSQAQLKEKKSLEGLNLEVSKQIWNPHVAPISQKRDSWGTIKGTGNGIRA from the coding sequence ATGATTCCTATTGACATTCTCCTGGGTATTGCCTTCTTCTCCCAGACAAGAATTGGCATTCAGGGAAACCTCTTCCTAATTTATCTCTTCAGCTTCGTGCTCTTCACTGGTGAGAGGCTGAGGCCCATAGATCTACTACTCATCCACCTGGCTTTGGCCAACTCCTTGGTGCTTCTCTCCAAGGGATTCCTTCAGGGATTGGCAGCTTTGGGTCTAAAGAATTTTCTGGATGACATTGGCTGTAAAGGTGTCTTCTACCTTCACAGAGTAGCTCGGGGGCTTTCCCTCAGCATGACCTGCCTCTTGAGTGGTGTTCAAGCCATCATCATCAGTCCCCACAAGCCCGGGTGGATAAAGCTTAAAGCCAGAGTCCCAAGGTCCATCATCCCTGCTATTCTCCTCTGTTGGATTTTCTACATGCTACAGAATATTAGTATTCTTGATAAACTTAAAGGACCAAGGGGCAGCAGGAACATCTCTGAGAGAAAAGATTATGGATACTGCTCTGTTAATGTCGCTACTAAGATAAGTGCCTCACTCCATGCAGCTGTGTTCTCCCTCCCTGATGCTGTCTGTATGACCTTGATTGGCTTTACAAGTGGATACAAGATTTTTCTCTTGTACAAGCACCACAAGAGAATTCAGCAGGTTCACACTGACCGCTTTTCCCCTAGAACTTTCCCTGAGGCCAGAGCCACCCAAATGATCCTACTGCTGGTGAGCACCTTTGTCACTTTTTACTTACTCAATACCTTCTTGATAGCATACATGCATTCAATAACACCTACACCATGGATGATGCATAGCTGTACCCTCTTGGCTTCCTGTTTTCCAATGCTTAGCCCTTTTGTGCTCATTAGAAGTGACTCACAAATCCTGAGGTACTACAGTACTATTCATGGTGGGAAAAGTCCACTTGCTGCAACTAACTCCAATAATATACAGTCTCTAATATCTTCTCAGGCTCAGCTCAAAGAGAAAAAGTCACTGGAAGGTCTTAATCTAGAAGTTTCAAAACAGATCTGGAATCCTCATGTAGCTCCAATTTCACAGAAAAGGGACAGCTGGGGAACCATTAAAGGCACTGGTAATGGAATCAGGGCCTAA